One Clostridium novyi NT genomic window carries:
- a CDS encoding spore coat protein, producing the protein MQEKDMMNDVLSMVNSSVGKYGDIITQCSNMQLRQTLQQKRNGDEQYQLQLYEIANQKGYYKPAAPATPQEVQEVKSQLTQC; encoded by the coding sequence GTGCAAGAAAAAGATATGATGAATGATGTACTATCTATGGTAAATAGTAGTGTTGGAAAATATGGAGATATTATAACTCAATGTAGTAATATGCAGCTTAGACAAACTCTTCAACAAAAGAGAAATGGAGACGAACAATACCAACTTCAATTATATGAAATAGCTAATCAAAAAGGATATTATAAGCCAGCAGCTCCAGCTACTCCTCAAGAAGTACAAGAAGTTAAATCTCAATTAACACAATGTTAA
- a CDS encoding MATE family efflux transporter, with translation MDNSKELGIKSIGKLLVKFSIPAIIGMLVNALYNIVDRIYIGNIPNGIGAKSLAGLGITLPLTTIIMAFGMLVGLGAATLISIKLGEGDKDYAEKILGQSVVLNIIISLIVSIIGLVFLTPILNIFGATGDNLFYAKEYISIILAGCVFQNLGFGINNSIRSEGNPKIAMRTMLVGALLNIILDPIFIFDSIFNIKIGLGLGIKGAAIATIISATANTALVFHYFTSKNSGSVLKIRKRNLKLTFKTCKDIFSIGLSPFSIQIANSAVVALYNMGLLKYGGNDAVAAMSIIASISTIIFMPIFGINQGVQPILGYNYGAKLYSRVIKAIKLAIICGISIASVGFIAVEFFPHVLFKAFAKDAPNLIILGCRGIRIDLILLPLVGYQIVTSNYFQAIGKAKISIFLSFLRQVIVLIPIIIILPKFLGLDGIWLSQPIADIAATLITSYFFIKDIKLLKRQEKIMN, from the coding sequence ATAGATAACTCAAAAGAACTCGGAATTAAAAGTATAGGAAAACTACTTGTAAAATTTTCTATTCCTGCAATTATAGGAATGCTTGTCAATGCTCTTTACAATATAGTTGATAGAATTTATATAGGTAATATTCCTAACGGCATAGGCGCAAAATCTTTAGCTGGACTTGGAATAACACTTCCTTTAACTACTATAATAATGGCATTTGGCATGTTAGTTGGCTTAGGTGCTGCTACACTTATTTCAATTAAACTTGGTGAAGGTGATAAAGATTATGCTGAAAAAATTTTAGGACAATCTGTAGTATTAAATATAATAATTTCTTTGATTGTATCTATTATAGGTTTAGTATTTTTAACACCTATTTTAAATATTTTTGGTGCCACTGGCGACAATTTATTTTATGCTAAAGAATATATATCAATAATACTTGCTGGATGTGTATTTCAAAATTTAGGATTTGGAATAAATAATAGTATTCGTTCTGAAGGTAATCCTAAAATTGCTATGAGAACTATGCTTGTTGGAGCATTATTAAATATAATATTAGATCCGATTTTTATTTTTGATTCTATTTTTAATATTAAAATAGGGCTTGGACTAGGAATTAAGGGAGCTGCAATTGCAACAATTATATCAGCTACAGCAAATACGGCTTTAGTCTTTCACTATTTTACTAGTAAAAATAGTGGTAGTGTATTAAAAATCAGAAAACGTAACCTTAAATTAACATTTAAAACATGTAAAGATATATTTTCAATAGGACTTTCTCCTTTTTCAATACAAATTGCAAATAGTGCTGTAGTTGCTCTTTATAATATGGGACTTCTTAAATATGGAGGTAATGATGCTGTTGCCGCTATGAGCATAATAGCCAGTATATCTACTATAATTTTTATGCCTATTTTTGGAATAAATCAAGGTGTTCAACCTATATTAGGATATAATTATGGAGCTAAACTCTACTCAAGAGTTATTAAAGCTATTAAACTTGCTATAATATGCGGGATTTCAATAGCATCAGTTGGATTTATTGCCGTTGAATTTTTCCCTCATGTATTATTTAAAGCTTTTGCAAAGGATGCTCCAAATCTTATTATTTTAGGTTGTCGTGGAATAAGAATTGATTTAATCCTTCTTCCACTAGTTGGATATCAGATAGTAACATCTAATTATTTTCAAGCCATTGGCAAAGCTAAAATATCCATATTTTTAAGTTTTTTAAGACAAGTTATAGTCCTTATACCTATAATTATAATTCTTCCTAAGTTTTTAGGATTAGATGGTATATGGCTATCTCAACCTATTGCAGATATAGCAGCTACTTTGATTACTAGTTACTTTTTTATTAAAGATATAAAACTTTTAAAAAGACAAGAAAAAATTATGAATTAA
- a CDS encoding patatin-like phospholipase family protein, with amino-acid sequence MDNIGLVLEGGGMRGIYTSGVLDFLMEKDIYTPYVIGVSAGACNASSYVSKQKYRSRDVNLKYINDPRYIGIKNLILEKSIFSIKFLYDEVPNKLEPFDYEQFKKSNQTFMIVATNCKTGEPEYFEKNQCKDILKVIRASSSLPLVTPIVNLNGEPYLDGGISDSIPIKKAIEDGYTKNIVVLTRTKAYRKEPIKHKRIIKFKYKKYPKLVNKIFNRYKEYNETLDYIEDLEKEGKIIIIRPSKDLKVDRLEKNVDKLEALYNLGYNDAKQAYEDIKTMLKEQK; translated from the coding sequence ATGGATAATATAGGATTGGTATTAGAAGGTGGAGGTATGAGAGGAATTTATACCTCAGGTGTACTAGATTTTCTTATGGAAAAAGATATTTATACTCCGTATGTTATAGGGGTATCTGCAGGAGCTTGTAATGCTTCTTCATATGTGTCTAAACAAAAATATAGAAGTAGAGATGTAAATTTAAAGTATATAAATGATCCTAGATATATAGGAATTAAAAATCTTATATTAGAAAAAAGTATATTTAGTATAAAATTTCTTTATGATGAAGTACCAAATAAACTTGAACCATTTGATTATGAACAATTTAAAAAATCTAATCAAACATTTATGATAGTGGCAACTAATTGTAAAACAGGAGAACCTGAGTATTTTGAAAAAAATCAGTGTAAAGACATACTTAAAGTAATAAGGGCTTCTAGCAGTTTGCCATTAGTAACTCCAATTGTAAATTTAAATGGGGAACCATATTTAGATGGAGGGATTTCAGATTCTATTCCAATAAAAAAAGCAATTGAAGATGGCTATACAAAAAATATAGTAGTTTTAACAAGAACTAAAGCATATAGAAAAGAGCCAATAAAACATAAAAGAATTATAAAATTTAAGTATAAAAAGTATCCTAAACTTGTAAATAAAATTTTTAACAGATATAAAGAATACAATGAAACTTTAGATTACATAGAGGATTTAGAAAAAGAGGGGAAGATAATTATAATTAGACCTTCTAAGGATTTAAAAGTCGACAGATTAGAAAAAAATGTTGATAAATTAGAAGCTTTATATAATCTTGGATATAATGATGCAAAACAGGCCTATGAGGATATAAAAACAATGTTGAAAGAGCAGAAATAG